A window from Anser cygnoides isolate HZ-2024a breed goose chromosome 1, Taihu_goose_T2T_genome, whole genome shotgun sequence encodes these proteins:
- the GPR82 gene encoding probable G-protein coupled receptor 82, translating to MRNSTCTLQPSLATTVALPIIYSFLFTTGSFGNTLAACVFLRRIPTRRTQYIYLVNLVTANLLICSAMPFLAAYFANGHNWKYESGICKISYHLGTTITHVCMYVTILILCTIALSQYATLKKNNDAQYSQAVKENFSKRVLKKFRQPKFAKYFSIFIWLIVMCITVATITYDAQARSEEEFHTCYNKRVEAGEFTAKIAASFVTACFFLLFVTVLLSYYSLTRHLSKIQKNTCIGQKHLIYRTVKRNILVIQIILTVCFLPYHVFRPIFYVLLLDEDCSRLNYLVEIKNFLACLAVSRSSVDPAITLLLDRTLKKSLCDLFKKSTP from the coding sequence ATGAGAAATTCAACATGTACTCTCCAGCCATCATTAGCTACTACTGTAGCTCTACCCATCATCTACTCTTTCCTATTTACAACTGGCAGTTTTGGAAATACTCTCGCTGCCTGTGTCTTTTTAAGGCGAATACCCACAAGAAGAACACAATACATTTATCTGGTAAATCTTGTCACTGCAAATTTGCTCATATGCAGTGCTATGCCTTTCCTGGCTGCCTATTTCGCAAATGGGCATAATTGGAAGTATGAATCTGGAATATGCAAGATATCATACCACCTTGGAACTACCATTACGCATGTCTGTATGTATGTTACAATTCTAATTTTATGTACAATTGCTTTAAGTCAGTAtgcaacactgaagaaaaataatgatgcACAATACTCTCAAGCAGTTAAGGAAAACTTCAGCAAACGTGTACTTAAAAAGTTCCGTCAGCCAAaatttgctaaatatttttctatcttTATATGGCTTATTGTAATGTGCATAACGGTAGCAACTATAACATATGATGCCCAGGCAAGGTCTGAGGAAGAATTTCACACGTGTTATAACAAGAGGGTAGAAGCTGGTGAATTTACTGCAAAGATTGCAGCATCTTTTGttactgcttgtttttttctattgtttgtAACAGTTTTGTTGTCATACTATTCTCTTACCAGGCATCTgagtaaaatacaaaaaaacacttgcatTGGACAAAAACATCTGATATACAgaacagtgaaaagaaacattCTTGTCATCCAGATAATTTTAACTGTCTGCTTTCTTCCATATCATGTTTTTAGGCCAATTTTTTATGTACTGCTTCTAGATGAAGACTGTTCAAGGCTAAACTATCTAgtggaaattaaaaatttcCTTGCTTGTCTCGCTGTTTCTAGGAGTAGTGTAGACCCAGCTATAACCCTTCTACTAGATAGaacattaaagaaaagtttGTGTGACCTGTTTAAAAAATCCACACCTTAA